A window of Deltaproteobacteria bacterium contains these coding sequences:
- a CDS encoding diguanylate cyclase: MQETSQPEIDTIEEIEISLRTGLNRLRFEPQLEELYQHDHALSSARHVRFAAIFGLIVYGVFGLLDWTMVGVAFSKLALVRYGLVSPVIIFCIFLLKLPRIHLYLFKILSTVLLFIASTLVGMTMISGEHITILGVLPLVMFIFTGLRLSFRQSNIVCWIIFIMALIAGLHLQNQADGLPMDFFRFVFLFALINVLGMFCAYTLERHRRKDFLQTHLLELEAQQLEALGEQLMLLSTTDSLTELANRRYFQERYDEEWRRASRDGTPISLLLLDVDEFKAFNDNYGHQAGDRCLASLGRLLKTMARRSGEVAARYGGEEFILLVPRVSHEEALQLGQSLCESVRELSIPHGHSRAAKVVTASVGVATCIPGPDVAPRELVSLADKCLYQAKDRGRDTCVAEDKAA, from the coding sequence TTGCAAGAGACCAGCCAGCCAGAGATTGATACCATTGAGGAAATAGAAATTTCCTTGCGCACTGGCTTAAACAGACTTCGCTTTGAACCCCAGCTCGAAGAACTCTACCAACACGACCACGCACTGAGTTCAGCACGGCACGTCCGCTTTGCTGCTATCTTCGGACTCATTGTCTACGGCGTGTTTGGACTCCTGGACTGGACGATGGTCGGTGTTGCGTTTAGTAAGCTTGCCCTCGTTCGATATGGCCTGGTGTCACCGGTCATTATCTTCTGCATCTTTCTTCTCAAGCTGCCGCGGATCCACCTTTACCTCTTTAAAATCCTCTCCACGGTCTTACTCTTTATCGCCAGCACACTGGTGGGCATGACGATGATATCCGGCGAGCACATCACCATTCTCGGTGTGTTGCCACTTGTCATGTTTATTTTTACAGGTCTGCGCCTAAGTTTTCGTCAGTCCAATATTGTCTGTTGGATCATTTTCATAATGGCATTGATCGCAGGCCTGCATCTGCAAAACCAAGCAGACGGCCTACCGATGGACTTCTTTCGATTTGTTTTCCTATTTGCACTCATCAATGTCTTGGGCATGTTCTGCGCCTACACCTTAGAGAGACACCGCAGAAAAGACTTTCTCCAAACTCACCTTCTCGAGCTCGAGGCACAACAGCTCGAGGCCTTGGGTGAGCAGCTTATGCTTTTATCAACAACCGATTCTCTTACGGAGCTTGCCAACCGGCGCTATTTTCAAGAGCGGTATGATGAAGAATGGCGCCGAGCCAGCCGAGATGGTACTCCCATTTCGTTGCTACTTTTAGATGTGGATGAATTCAAAGCATTCAATGACAACTACGGCCACCAAGCAGGCGACCGTTGCCTTGCCTCTCTTGGACGACTACTCAAAACCATGGCCAGACGCTCCGGTGAAGTAGCTGCCCGGTACGGCGGCGAAGAATTTATACTTCTCGTCCCGCGGGTATCCCACGAAGAGGCACTTCAGCTGGGTCAATCACTTTGCGAGTCGGTGCGAGAGCTCTCCATTCCTCACGGACATTCGCGGGCTGCCAAAGTCGTCACCGCAAGCGTAGGCGTCGCAACATGTATACCCGGGCCCGATGTGGCACCCCGGGAGCTTGTTTCCCTAGCAGATAAATGCCTCTACCAAGCCAAAGACCGTGGACGCGACACATGCGTTGCAGAAGATAAAGCGGCATAA
- a CDS encoding alpha-amylase, translating into MMKAIRLKGLLLTLLLVLVGCVDVPEPGSEVLTTQVDDWRDEVIYQVLTDRFSDGDYSNNYRVNINDPSAYHGGDWVGIINKLDYLSDLGVTALWISPAVKNVEMDAGFSSYHGYWTQDFTKANPHFGDLTSLRRLVDAAHEKGIKVILDIVTNHVGQAFYYDINKNGQPDDVLMGQGGAIGNPLEQDEGTSDLVRITEWDPDFDITGVQSWTSLGPSGNAPVEFVNMPELGRVAPYPAIFADEEAYNRKGRVTVWNYPSTCDCGSGRCSFQGSEHCSLAQLSLGADVCACNGESCTWRDDQACLRTQEVLGDFPGGLKDIKTTRQDVRDALFEVFARWIEVSDIDGFRIDTLKHVEPSFWEDFSPRIREFAKSKGKKNFFMFGEAFDGSDELLGSYTQGEGVDSLFYFSAYYELYRNKFLGDGSRTCEIERLHCRRHGCAADPCNEGGPIDALYNGEGKVDGPMSADGELLNSRQLVVNFASNHDVGRFLYFMPSTWTPEEKQKVLHMGLAYLMTTDGIPSLYYGVEQQFSGGNDPANRETMWNPSFYDGRSYLDGDATVDWQPFDQSNPTYVWLKNLIQLRKDQVALRRGAMLTRWSTQTDLGDDHGLYVFERRHVDDVVLVAMNLFPTRGSRTTAGGGNMKVGYAPGTILRDALDPTYEVTVEEAGCSPDVNEGCVTIEVAARSVRGLLAQP; encoded by the coding sequence ATGATGAAGGCTATTAGATTAAAAGGCTTATTGTTGACTCTCTTATTGGTTCTTGTGGGCTGCGTAGATGTGCCAGAACCAGGCAGTGAAGTGCTTACAACACAAGTGGACGATTGGCGTGACGAGGTGATCTACCAAGTGTTGACAGATCGCTTTTCTGACGGTGATTATTCGAACAATTACCGAGTGAATATCAATGACCCATCGGCTTACCATGGTGGTGATTGGGTTGGGATCATCAATAAGCTTGATTATCTTAGTGACCTGGGTGTGACGGCGCTTTGGATTTCACCTGCAGTTAAAAACGTAGAGATGGATGCTGGATTTTCCTCATACCATGGTTACTGGACTCAGGACTTTACCAAAGCGAATCCTCACTTTGGTGATTTAACCAGCCTACGCAGGTTGGTTGATGCGGCACACGAAAAGGGTATCAAGGTGATTCTCGATATCGTCACGAATCATGTGGGCCAAGCCTTTTACTACGACATCAACAAGAATGGACAACCCGACGACGTCCTCATGGGGCAAGGTGGTGCGATAGGAAACCCACTGGAGCAAGATGAGGGAACCAGTGATTTAGTTCGGATTACCGAATGGGATCCAGATTTTGATATCACCGGCGTGCAATCTTGGACCTCTCTTGGACCGTCTGGCAATGCACCGGTTGAATTTGTGAATATGCCCGAGCTTGGGCGGGTGGCACCGTATCCGGCTATTTTTGCAGACGAGGAAGCGTACAATCGCAAAGGCCGGGTTACGGTTTGGAATTATCCGTCGACTTGTGATTGCGGGAGCGGGCGCTGCTCCTTTCAAGGATCTGAGCATTGCTCGTTGGCTCAGCTGTCCTTGGGCGCTGATGTATGCGCTTGCAATGGTGAGTCTTGTACTTGGCGTGATGACCAAGCATGCCTACGTACTCAAGAGGTTCTCGGAGACTTCCCGGGTGGTTTGAAAGATATCAAGACAACTCGCCAGGATGTGCGCGATGCGCTCTTTGAAGTGTTTGCTCGATGGATTGAGGTAAGTGATATCGATGGATTTCGAATCGATACCCTCAAGCACGTTGAACCCTCATTTTGGGAAGATTTTAGTCCACGTATTCGGGAATTTGCCAAATCAAAAGGTAAGAAAAATTTCTTCATGTTTGGCGAAGCATTCGATGGCAGTGATGAACTTCTGGGTAGCTACACTCAAGGTGAGGGTGTTGATAGCTTATTTTACTTCTCGGCCTATTATGAACTGTATCGAAATAAATTTTTGGGTGACGGTAGCCGAACCTGTGAAATTGAAAGACTGCACTGTCGCCGTCACGGTTGTGCTGCCGACCCCTGTAACGAAGGTGGCCCGATCGATGCGCTCTACAACGGAGAAGGTAAAGTCGATGGTCCCATGTCGGCAGATGGAGAACTTCTCAATTCCAGACAACTGGTCGTAAATTTTGCCTCGAACCATGACGTAGGCAGATTTCTGTATTTTATGCCGAGCACTTGGACTCCAGAAGAGAAGCAAAAGGTTCTTCATATGGGGCTTGCTTATTTAATGACGACAGATGGAATTCCATCTCTTTATTATGGTGTGGAACAACAATTTTCCGGTGGTAACGACCCGGCCAATCGCGAGACGATGTGGAACCCGTCATTTTACGACGGCAGAAGTTACCTTGATGGCGATGCAACCGTTGATTGGCAACCCTTTGACCAATCGAATCCAACTTATGTATGGCTAAAGAATTTGATTCAGCTGAGAAAAGACCAGGTTGCACTTCGGCGCGGCGCTATGCTGACACGCTGGAGTACCCAGACAGACCTTGGTGATGATCACGGTTTATATGTTTTCGAAAGACGCCATGTTGATGATGTGGTTTTGGTCGCGATGAACTTATTTCCAACCCGTGGTAGCCGTACAACCGCCGGGGGAGGCAATATGAAGGTTGGTTATGCTCCTGGAACAATTTTGCGGGACGCATTGGACCCAACCTATGAGGTGACGGTCGAAGAAGCGGGATGTTCGCCTGATGTGAATGAAGGTTGCGTGACGATCGAGGTTGCGGCTCGAAGTGTTAGGGGTCTTCTGGCTCAGCCCTGA